In one window of Pseudoalteromonas sp. GCY DNA:
- a CDS encoding DUF2946 family protein: MNKLILIFVMLLLAVQSVSVFASESSFHQIEVPHLQHTHDHAEDAQADPSGHHTKDCHHCGHCSGTHLNLVILKSFIPFEMRPNSEIYPQSDTKVRAFVEQAHRPPIA, encoded by the coding sequence CCTGATTTTTGTGATGCTTCTACTCGCGGTGCAATCTGTGAGTGTATTCGCGTCTGAATCTAGCTTCCATCAAATCGAAGTGCCTCACCTCCAACATACTCACGATCATGCTGAAGATGCGCAAGCAGACCCCAGCGGACATCATACAAAAGATTGCCACCACTGTGGCCATTGCAGTGGGACGCATTTGAATTTAGTGATTTTAAAATCTTTTATCCCCTTTGAAATGCGACCAAATAGCGAAATTTATCCTCAATCTGATACCAAAGTGCGCGCTTTTGTAGAGCAAGCACATCGTCCACCGATCGCTTAA